A stretch of the Tepidisphaeraceae bacterium genome encodes the following:
- a CDS encoding DUF1837 domain-containing protein, with amino-acid sequence MSQKVAVQLGGLSKYLEASSENYKACLDCLKHDLVIDGVAVCLRFHYLKFDPNGRPKFKDLAECLADHLIEYSFSASRRGRPEKAHHYSQLRREAKKLLRKSSMSGEAGEVLLYFLQEAVLGAPQMVSKIDLKTNPNLESHGSDGLHMKWHQADQVLDIYHGEAKLEKSVSKAMSNAFESMTKFHADELDDHELRLVTSHYKWADGPLKDAVLRYVDRKQGGGDCRVNHACLIGYDWKLYKGLSGEVNQIIADFKQAYTLRAPKLRDMLARRFAASNLKQLRFEFFFMPFDSVQTFRDAFHEALA; translated from the coding sequence ATGTCACAGAAAGTCGCTGTCCAGCTTGGCGGACTCTCGAAGTATCTTGAGGCGTCTTCAGAGAATTACAAGGCGTGTCTAGATTGCTTGAAGCATGATCTCGTCATCGATGGGGTCGCTGTTTGTCTCCGTTTTCACTACTTAAAGTTCGACCCCAACGGGCGTCCGAAGTTCAAGGATCTGGCTGAATGCCTCGCTGATCACCTAATCGAATATAGCTTCTCCGCAAGTAGACGTGGACGGCCGGAGAAGGCTCATCACTACAGCCAACTTCGCCGCGAGGCAAAAAAGCTGCTGCGAAAGTCGTCCATGTCAGGTGAAGCGGGTGAAGTGCTTCTGTACTTTTTGCAGGAGGCAGTGCTTGGTGCCCCGCAGATGGTTTCCAAAATCGATCTCAAAACCAATCCCAATCTTGAAAGTCACGGGTCCGATGGTTTGCACATGAAATGGCATCAGGCGGACCAAGTGCTCGACATCTACCACGGTGAAGCGAAGCTCGAGAAAAGCGTTTCCAAGGCCATGTCGAACGCGTTCGAGAGCATGACGAAATTTCATGCAGACGAACTGGATGATCACGAACTTCGGCTCGTCACTAGCCATTACAAATGGGCCGATGGTCCGCTAAAGGACGCAGTACTGAGGTATGTAGATCGGAAACAGGGCGGCGGTGACTGTCGGGTGAACCATGCGTGCTTGATTGGCTACGACTGGAAGCTCTATAAGGGGTTGAGCGGGGAGGTGAACCAGATCATCGCGGACTTCAAACAGGCATACACCCTACGCGCTCCTAAATTACGTGACATGCTGGCGCGTCGTTTCGCTGCTTCAAATCTGAAGCAATTAAGGTTTGAGTTTTTCTTCATGCCATTCGATAGCGTTCAAACATTTCGCGACGCATTCCATGAGGCATTGGCGTAA
- a CDS encoding response regulator transcription factor, whose protein sequence is MKIRVLLVDGHRLVRQGLRSLLDQCSDIKIVGEADDGPEAVELARRLRLDVVVLDLQKSKLSRAGAARQLLAADPRPKVICLSAEKDLRAATEELRAGALGYVLHEADFRDLADAIRAGMRGEVYLSLAVVQMLTKDFARSAGAEPDSPYGGLSDRELTVLQVIADGNTTKEIARHLLVSAKAVESHRCNTMRKLQVDSIAGLTLFALRHGLTSR, encoded by the coding sequence ATGAAGATCCGCGTGTTGCTCGTCGACGGTCACCGGCTCGTCCGCCAGGGACTGAGGTCGCTGCTGGACCAATGCAGTGACATAAAGATTGTGGGCGAGGCCGATGATGGGCCCGAGGCGGTCGAGCTGGCGCGACGGCTACGCCTTGACGTGGTCGTGTTGGACCTGCAGAAGTCCAAGTTGAGCCGTGCCGGGGCTGCGCGCCAACTCTTGGCGGCGGATCCGCGCCCGAAGGTCATCTGCTTGTCAGCGGAGAAGGACCTGCGCGCCGCGACCGAGGAACTGCGCGCAGGCGCCCTCGGCTACGTCCTCCATGAAGCTGACTTCAGAGACCTGGCAGACGCGATCCGTGCCGGGATGAGAGGCGAGGTTTACCTCAGCCTCGCGGTTGTTCAAATGCTGACGAAAGACTTCGCCCGCAGTGCCGGCGCCGAGCCTGACTCACCGTACGGTGGTCTGTCGGACCGTGAACTGACGGTGTTGCAAGTGATTGCCGATGGCAACACGACCAAGGAGATCGCGCGGCACCTGCTTGTCAGCGCCAAAGCCGTGGAGTCGCATCGTTGCAACACGATGCGCAAGTTACAGGTCGACAGCATCGCGGGCCTCACCCTGTTCGCCCTGCGGCACGGCCTCACATCCCGCTGA
- a CDS encoding NPCBM/NEW2 domain-containing protein codes for MVVDGVAHPKGLGVRASSEVVYSIGGGGYHRFLADFATTDTRLGPGRVAFQVWGDGVKLYDSGVLTSASATPNVSVDVTGVEELKLVALDDWGDIDPGLSVWAGARLVGGTPATPTAPTGLAGVAASPTTAALTWTDASANEWGFEFQRSTDGANYTAVAILPTGMTRGSDAALQPGETYHYRVLAFAGGGESAFATAVEVEVPLSLPAGWAAQDVGGVLTAGTSNYDDATGTFTLTASGTNIYNDEDQFQFAYDVLAGDGELVAEVTSVGNTDDAAKAGVMIRAGLTDDAPHAAMVVRPDGTIMFLFRPTAGGQTLSRTDLTTPGWVKVGRSGDTFTGYYSTDGTTWVAVSSGVVDMGTTAYGGLAVTAGDAATVNTSPFDRVALRTYNSLVQAQSTWKYRDNGSNQGTAWRATSFSDGSWSSGAVPLGYNTGEEQTTVGYGSNSNNKYRTTYFRKAFEVADPSAIDELILRIQRDDGAVVYLNGTEVFRTNMPSGTISYTTLASSNVIGSEGHLYKWFEQSVSPSLLTTGTNVLAVEVHQFSASSPDLLFDAMLFDPAEVPLTGGGSLMSMWTTTMASAEPIPGPATSTGELKLPSGEDLYDVTGDYTR; via the coding sequence ATCGTCGTTGACGGGGTGGCGCACCCCAAGGGCTTGGGCGTGCGCGCCAGCTCGGAGGTCGTCTACTCGATCGGCGGCGGCGGCTACCACCGGTTCCTCGCGGACTTCGCGACGACCGACACGCGGCTGGGGCCCGGTCGCGTCGCGTTCCAGGTCTGGGGCGACGGCGTGAAGCTGTACGACAGCGGCGTGCTGACGAGCGCCTCGGCGACGCCGAACGTCAGCGTGGACGTAACGGGCGTGGAGGAGCTGAAGTTGGTCGCGCTCGACGACTGGGGCGACATTGACCCCGGGCTGTCCGTGTGGGCCGGCGCGCGGCTCGTCGGCGGCACGCCCGCGACGCCGACCGCACCGACCGGGCTCGCCGGCGTGGCCGCGTCGCCGACGACCGCCGCGCTGACGTGGACCGACGCTTCGGCAAACGAGTGGGGGTTTGAGTTCCAACGCTCCACGGACGGCGCGAACTACACCGCGGTGGCGATCCTGCCGACCGGCATGACACGTGGGAGCGACGCGGCGCTGCAGCCCGGCGAGACCTATCACTACCGGGTCCTCGCGTTCGCCGGCGGCGGCGAGTCCGCGTTCGCGACTGCCGTCGAGGTCGAGGTGCCATTGTCGCTGCCGGCGGGCTGGGCGGCCCAAGACGTCGGCGGCGTCCTGACCGCCGGGACGTCGAACTACGACGACGCGACGGGCACCTTCACGCTCACCGCGTCGGGCACGAACATCTACAACGACGAGGACCAGTTCCAATTTGCGTACGACGTACTCGCCGGGGATGGCGAGCTCGTCGCGGAGGTGACGTCGGTCGGCAATACGGACGATGCGGCGAAGGCGGGGGTGATGATCCGCGCTGGCCTGACCGACGACGCGCCGCACGCGGCGATGGTCGTCCGGCCCGACGGGACCATCATGTTCCTGTTCCGCCCGACCGCCGGCGGGCAGACGCTGTCGCGCACGGACCTGACGACGCCCGGCTGGGTAAAGGTCGGCCGCAGCGGCGACACGTTCACCGGCTACTACTCGACCGACGGCACCACCTGGGTGGCGGTGTCGTCCGGCGTGGTCGACATGGGGACCACCGCGTACGGGGGCCTCGCCGTCACCGCAGGTGACGCGGCCACGGTGAACACGTCGCCCTTCGACAGGGTGGCGTTGCGCACCTACAACTCGCTCGTGCAGGCGCAGTCGACCTGGAAGTACCGGGACAATGGGTCCAACCAAGGTACCGCCTGGCGGGCGACCTCGTTCAGCGACGGCAGCTGGTCGAGCGGCGCGGTGCCGCTCGGGTACAACACGGGGGAAGAGCAGACGACGGTGGGCTACGGGTCGAACAGTAACAACAAGTACCGCACGACGTACTTCCGCAAGGCGTTCGAGGTCGCGGACCCCAGCGCGATCGACGAGCTGATCCTGCGGATCCAGCGGGACGACGGGGCGGTCGTCTACCTGAACGGCACCGAGGTGTTCCGCACGAACATGCCGTCGGGGACGATCAGCTACACGACGCTGGCCTCGAGCAACGTGATCGGCTCGGAGGGGCACCTGTACAAGTGGTTCGAGCAGTCGGTCAGCCCGTCGCTGCTGACGACGGGGACGAACGTGCTGGCGGTCGAGGTCCACCAGTTCAGCGCCAGCAGCCCGGACCTGCTGTTCGACGCGATGTTGTTCGACCCGGCGGAAGTGCCACTGACGGGCGGCGGTAGCCTGATGTCGATGTGGACGACGACGATGGCCAGTGCGGAACCGATCCCAGGTCCGGCAACGAGTACCGGTGAGCTGAAACTGCCGTCGGGCGAGGACCTCTACGACGTCACCGGCGACTATACGAGGTAG
- a CDS encoding DUF6036 family nucleotidyltransferase yields MDGKTIRVALAEVGEALAAGEQIDILIVGGTAGMLTGLLPDYVATDDVDVMDCHMPADKEAVFDAAERVALTLGLPGSWMSDFAALHRWKLPRGWDERKVLVGLFGRLVVHAVGRQDFITMKLLAHRQKDIDHLSHLRLVADDLKFVLDRFDELEEDHPEERDAIALSRAIVKEWKLP; encoded by the coding sequence ATGGATGGGAAGACGATCCGCGTAGCGTTGGCGGAGGTCGGCGAAGCGTTGGCTGCGGGCGAGCAGATCGACATCCTGATCGTGGGAGGAACGGCTGGCATGCTCACGGGGCTGCTGCCCGACTACGTCGCGACCGACGACGTTGACGTGATGGACTGCCACATGCCGGCGGACAAAGAGGCGGTCTTCGACGCCGCAGAACGGGTGGCCCTAACGCTTGGCCTGCCCGGTTCCTGGATGAGCGACTTTGCGGCGCTGCACCGTTGGAAACTGCCGCGCGGTTGGGACGAGCGGAAGGTTCTGGTAGGGCTGTTCGGACGTTTGGTCGTCCACGCGGTTGGCCGGCAGGATTTCATCACGATGAAGCTGCTGGCACATCGCCAGAAGGACATCGATCACCTTTCGCACTTGCGGCTTGTTGCTGACGACCTCAAGTTTGTCCTTGATCGATTCGATGAATTAGAGGAAGATCATCCCGAGGAACGCGATGCGATTGCTCTAAGCCGAGCGATCGTGAAGGAATGGAAGTTGCCGTGA
- a CDS encoding vWA domain-containing protein, with protein MQITTEGRITWTLSAVRVGHQYRVRLHVRESTTVDQYSAVQEFDLMVLVDPANRPPVIVSEPTYVHRLPADPLPSDGDVTPVDGLHFAVAPNQTITRQVSVTLPPGSPEIDVDVFFLVDTTGSMGSLIDSVKTGFANIANELISDLPNADLHFAAAEFKDFEDGGSFSNGLEIDQSLTSNLSAVQGAINGWSASGGGDTPEQNLAAMEKLANNWSLYGGRQGAQQIVIYAADILGWEDGAKGYPYPSLDVVIGSLVAADVAVYALSNYGVGERLDADGYLDWYLQIPEDGRKQGSAIAAGTGGEIFYNVNFGDVASVSDTITGSITSAVNDITVDVIASDLSVQFTNTTGVVGVIHPGDTATFDVTFTGDGQAHSFDLQFVRAGTGVQLGKLPVTVNADWSYDVDAIDPGEDDVTYQPIGDSHGASIAPGSGVIAWQPIESNRSYAFTVQARNSRGGTPLRRGRSSSTTRAMGMRAP; from the coding sequence ATGCAGATCACGACCGAGGGCAGGATCACGTGGACGCTGTCGGCCGTCCGCGTCGGGCATCAGTACCGCGTCCGCCTGCACGTCCGGGAGTCGACCACGGTCGATCAGTACTCGGCCGTCCAGGAGTTCGACTTGATGGTTTTGGTCGACCCGGCCAACCGCCCGCCGGTGATCGTCAGCGAACCGACGTACGTGCACCGGCTGCCAGCCGACCCACTTCCGTCGGACGGCGACGTGACCCCGGTCGACGGACTACATTTCGCGGTCGCTCCGAACCAAACTATTACGCGTCAGGTCTCCGTCACCTTGCCGCCGGGGTCCCCTGAGATCGACGTCGACGTGTTTTTCCTCGTTGACACCACCGGTTCGATGGGAAGCCTGATCGACTCGGTGAAGACCGGATTTGCAAACATCGCGAACGAGTTGATCTCTGATCTTCCCAACGCGGACCTGCATTTCGCCGCAGCTGAGTTCAAGGATTTCGAGGACGGCGGGTCCTTCTCGAACGGTCTCGAGATAGATCAGTCCCTCACGTCCAACCTTTCCGCCGTCCAGGGGGCGATCAACGGGTGGTCCGCCAGCGGAGGCGGCGATACGCCGGAACAGAACTTGGCGGCCATGGAGAAGCTAGCAAACAACTGGTCGCTTTACGGTGGTCGCCAAGGCGCGCAGCAGATCGTCATCTACGCGGCCGACATCCTCGGTTGGGAAGATGGCGCCAAGGGTTATCCGTACCCGTCCCTCGATGTTGTGATCGGCTCGCTGGTGGCAGCAGACGTGGCAGTTTACGCCCTGAGCAATTACGGTGTGGGCGAGAGGCTGGACGCGGATGGCTACCTAGACTGGTACCTGCAAATTCCCGAAGATGGTCGGAAGCAAGGCTCGGCAATCGCCGCAGGCACGGGCGGAGAAATCTTCTACAACGTCAACTTTGGCGACGTGGCAAGCGTCAGCGACACCATCACGGGCAGCATTACGAGCGCCGTCAACGATATTACCGTTGACGTTATTGCGTCCGACCTGTCCGTTCAGTTCACCAACACGACCGGCGTCGTCGGCGTCATCCATCCCGGCGACACGGCGACGTTCGACGTCACGTTCACAGGTGACGGCCAAGCCCACTCCTTTGACCTGCAGTTCGTCCGAGCAGGAACGGGCGTCCAACTCGGGAAGCTGCCGGTCACGGTCAACGCCGACTGGAGCTACGATGTTGACGCGATAGACCCCGGCGAGGACGACGTAACTTACCAGCCGATAGGCGACTCCCACGGCGCATCCATCGCACCCGGGTCCGGCGTGATTGCGTGGCAGCCTATCGAGTCCAACCGGAGCTACGCGTTCACGGTCCAGGCACGTAATAGCCGCGGCGGCACGCCACTCAGACGTGGACGGTCCTCGTCGACGACTCGAGCGATGGGAATGCGAGCCCCATAA
- a CDS encoding phosphoribosyltransferase yields MADTFVPGLITVPMPRSAPLVKDALWPALKLCEAMLAEGLVADVLPLLVRFHPISKSAWALQGRRPGPKDHYDSIGIDRPNVMLGVHTKLILVDDVVTRGATIMGCYARMHDYFPAVPIACFGITRTISTGENSSVVLPSTGIITATSNDHIHRQP; encoded by the coding sequence ATGGCAGATACATTCGTGCCGGGCCTGATCACGGTCCCGATGCCGAGGAGTGCGCCGCTCGTCAAAGATGCGCTCTGGCCAGCGCTGAAGCTATGCGAAGCAATGCTTGCCGAAGGGCTCGTCGCCGACGTCCTGCCACTGCTCGTGCGCTTCCACCCGATAAGCAAATCAGCGTGGGCTCTTCAGGGCCGACGGCCAGGGCCAAAAGATCACTACGATTCGATCGGCATTGATCGTCCGAACGTGATGCTCGGTGTCCACACGAAGCTGATCTTGGTTGATGATGTGGTCACGCGTGGGGCGACCATTATGGGCTGTTACGCGCGCATGCATGACTACTTTCCGGCGGTGCCAATCGCCTGCTTTGGCATTACCCGCACGATCAGCACTGGCGAGAATTCCAGTGTCGTGTTGCCGTCTACTGGCATAATCACCGCGACGTCAAACGATCACATACATCGACAGCCGTAG
- a CDS encoding putative Ig domain-containing protein produces MDERTGPVPSVGREWSFDIDASDPDGDRLRYFLKSGTGDEAEIDLNSGVLRWTPTSSNAVTFTVRVTDGNMGADEWTFTLTPQSLNLIANRPPSFVSPPLRAAVVGESYFYDADAVDPYADSLTFTLAEGPEGIVGGTVGFASPSR; encoded by the coding sequence ATCGATGAAAGAACCGGGCCCGTGCCGTCAGTCGGCCGGGAGTGGTCGTTTGACATCGATGCGTCCGATCCCGACGGAGACCGACTGCGCTACTTCCTGAAGAGCGGCACGGGTGATGAAGCCGAGATCGATCTCAACAGCGGCGTCCTCAGGTGGACGCCGACCAGCAGTAATGCGGTGACGTTTACCGTCCGCGTCACGGACGGGAACATGGGAGCAGACGAGTGGACGTTCACGCTCACGCCCCAAAGCCTCAATCTGATCGCCAACCGCCCGCCGAGCTTCGTCTCGCCCCCTCTCCGCGCGGCCGTCGTCGGCGAGTCGTACTTTTACGATGCCGATGCCGTCGATCCCTATGCCGACTCGTTGACCTTCACGCTGGCAGAAGGACCGGAGGGCATCGTCGGCGGCACTGTAGGCTTTGCGAGTCCTTCCAGGTAG
- a CDS encoding 3'-5' exonuclease codes for MTHIGVECPRAQHDLAPAAPERGRVAEPTALGLSAALAGHVVIRDMADNGRADVFPLRIRQLIERGVDPSEIAVLAANRRPSDLLPALADGVLDRLLVGTVDWFLLRALRRAGGGSRVAANVYRLDNDVAAGAIATLAEKIGLVDRRRGHTVARDLLEIFDILTARPRLTVGRLIRERYPRFIGHEAGVEAIRAEHKRQGEALGYITAAAVRATLAEALRSSPGLQGPIMGSVKHVIVDRAEMLTAIALDCLCLMVGSQAKLFVYAHESLRSDSFLIPRGDTTAELCARLPSVTRFNASSRSRRDPYLERLLEVLRAAASGSEPTASVSPSGVKPKGSVPLIRVSPDERSRDRRILSDVLRLAKRGVSLTDQAVLSFDANDALGLQQLLANADVPFRLVGPQGIDRLAHASDALSMLRIAANHRNAWAWAQALRLMTSLGEQAIARLVNEAGATTSLESALARVADMAALEVPRHSDHVATLCDALRHIARLERPTDQFGAILSFARTKLARRYKDRSFDRMAELAAVRRMAGAHASLEAFLDHVDANPPELRFEGRGRPGMRLPEPMLTVSSPSVARGQVWTAVHVLLPSTAYLTIPQGVDARCDDAAVSVPAILHPAAARATRQLTFHLSLPRDGRFEVPQNAVTAAMRLRGPQRA; via the coding sequence GTGACGCACATCGGCGTTGAATGCCCGCGCGCGCAACACGATCTCGCCCCGGCCGCACCGGAGAGGGGACGCGTCGCCGAGCCGACGGCGCTCGGCCTCTCGGCTGCGCTGGCCGGCCACGTGGTAATAAGGGACATGGCAGATAACGGCCGCGCCGACGTCTTCCCTCTCCGGATCCGTCAGTTGATCGAGCGAGGGGTCGACCCGTCCGAAATCGCGGTACTGGCCGCCAACCGCCGCCCGTCCGACCTACTGCCGGCGCTTGCGGACGGCGTGCTCGACCGGCTCCTCGTCGGCACGGTCGATTGGTTTCTGCTGCGGGCGCTGCGGCGGGCCGGCGGCGGGTCGCGGGTCGCGGCCAACGTCTATCGGCTCGACAATGACGTCGCTGCCGGCGCGATTGCCACCTTGGCGGAGAAGATCGGCCTCGTCGACCGGCGTCGCGGTCACACCGTGGCCCGCGACCTGCTGGAGATATTCGATATCCTGACGGCTCGCCCGCGGTTGACCGTGGGCAGGCTCATCCGCGAACGCTATCCGCGGTTCATCGGACACGAGGCAGGGGTTGAAGCGATTCGCGCGGAGCACAAAAGGCAAGGAGAAGCGCTCGGGTACATCACCGCCGCGGCCGTCCGCGCAACGCTGGCCGAGGCGCTCCGCTCGTCGCCGGGATTGCAGGGTCCGATCATGGGAAGCGTCAAGCACGTCATCGTCGACCGGGCGGAGATGCTGACCGCCATCGCGCTGGACTGCCTATGCCTGATGGTTGGTAGTCAAGCTAAGCTGTTCGTGTACGCCCACGAGTCGCTCCGTTCGGACTCGTTCCTAATCCCGCGGGGTGACACGACCGCTGAACTATGTGCACGGCTGCCCTCGGTCACGCGCTTCAATGCATCGTCGAGGTCTCGGCGCGACCCTTACCTCGAACGACTGCTGGAGGTGCTGCGGGCAGCGGCAAGCGGCTCGGAACCGACGGCATCCGTGTCGCCGTCAGGCGTGAAGCCGAAGGGTTCCGTGCCCCTGATTCGCGTATCGCCCGATGAACGCTCACGTGATCGCCGGATCCTCTCCGACGTTCTTCGGCTCGCCAAGCGCGGAGTGTCGCTGACGGACCAAGCGGTCTTGAGCTTTGACGCAAACGACGCGCTCGGGCTCCAGCAGTTGTTGGCCAACGCCGACGTGCCGTTCCGCCTGGTCGGGCCTCAGGGTATCGATCGGCTCGCTCACGCGAGCGACGCGCTCTCGATGTTGCGGATCGCGGCGAATCACCGTAATGCGTGGGCCTGGGCGCAAGCCCTGCGATTGATGACGTCGCTCGGGGAGCAGGCGATCGCCCGTTTGGTAAACGAGGCCGGGGCCACTACGTCCTTGGAATCCGCGCTGGCTCGGGTTGCGGATATGGCGGCGTTGGAGGTTCCGCGTCACTCCGATCACGTGGCCACCCTCTGTGACGCGCTGCGCCACATCGCACGGCTGGAGCGACCCACAGACCAGTTCGGTGCCATCCTGTCGTTTGCGAGGACGAAGTTGGCGCGTCGTTACAAGGATCGGAGTTTCGACAGGATGGCAGAGCTAGCCGCCGTCCGCAGGATGGCAGGCGCACACGCCTCTCTGGAGGCGTTCCTCGACCACGTCGACGCGAACCCGCCCGAGCTCCGCTTTGAAGGGCGCGGCCGCCCCGGCATGAGGCTGCCGGAGCCAATGCTGACCGTATCGAGCCCATCGGTCGCACGCGGGCAAGTGTGGACCGCCGTGCATGTGCTGCTGCCCAGCACGGCGTATCTCACGATCCCCCAAGGCGTCGACGCGCGATGCGACGACGCCGCCGTGAGCGTCCCTGCGATTCTACACCCGGCCGCGGCGCGCGCGACGCGACAGTTGACGTTCCACCTCTCGCTTCCGCGCGATGGCCGATTCGAGGTGCCGCAGAACGCGGTCACGGCTGCAATGCGGCTCCGTGGTCCACAACGCGCGTGA
- a CDS encoding ATP-binding protein has protein sequence MDASQQEFSRLQAEFELFRLMIDGVRDYAIFMLDPLGHITTWNSGAERIKGYRAEEIIGKHFSQFYPQEDVAAGKPQRELLIARQQGKYEEEGWRLRKDGGTFWANVLITALFDAAGELRGFSKVTRDVTQRKEAERILLESKEQAERLAREAEQARDAAEHANRAKEQFLAVLSHELRTPLTPILATVSLVERRPDLPEELRVEIGTLRRNVELEAKLVDDLLDMTRIARGKLSLHAEVVDGHDLVRLSLQLVQKEIEAKGLDLLLSLRAKHHELWADPTRLQQVLANLLQNAVKFTPEGGNITVRTSNDGDKLNLVVMDTGIGIEPDVLPRLFNPFEQGERTVTRKYGGLGLGLSICKSIVEMHHGTLTAASEGTGTGAKFTVTLEALPVLAERGASVMSPAIDQPDRIPSITAAQHADRTGGRILYVEDHDDTRRVMGTLLKSLGYTVKTAATVAEAMKIAEREEIDLLVSDIGLPDGSGHDVMRHLKPRGIKGIALSGFGQQEDVARSAEAGFETHLIKPVNLQTLEGAVRRCTASDS, from the coding sequence ATGGATGCCAGCCAACAAGAGTTCAGCCGATTGCAGGCGGAGTTTGAACTCTTTCGGTTGATGATCGATGGAGTGAGAGACTACGCAATTTTCATGTTGGACCCCCTCGGCCACATCACGACGTGGAACTCGGGGGCCGAGCGGATCAAGGGCTATAGGGCCGAGGAAATCATTGGCAAGCACTTCTCGCAGTTCTACCCACAGGAAGACGTGGCCGCGGGCAAGCCCCAGCGAGAGCTACTGATCGCCCGTCAGCAGGGGAAGTACGAGGAGGAAGGATGGCGCCTTCGCAAGGACGGCGGGACCTTCTGGGCTAACGTGCTGATCACGGCGCTGTTCGATGCCGCGGGAGAACTTCGCGGCTTCTCGAAGGTGACGCGAGACGTGACGCAGCGGAAGGAGGCGGAGCGGATCCTGCTCGAGTCCAAGGAGCAGGCCGAGCGCTTAGCACGAGAGGCTGAACAGGCCCGGGACGCCGCCGAGCATGCCAACCGCGCGAAGGAGCAGTTCCTTGCCGTCCTCTCCCACGAACTGCGCACCCCGCTTACGCCGATTCTGGCAACGGTGAGCCTGGTGGAGAGGCGCCCGGACCTGCCGGAGGAACTCCGCGTCGAGATCGGCACACTGCGACGGAATGTCGAGCTTGAGGCGAAGCTGGTGGACGACCTTCTGGACATGACCCGCATCGCCCGCGGTAAGCTATCGCTCCACGCCGAGGTAGTGGACGGACACGACCTGGTTCGTCTATCTCTGCAACTCGTGCAGAAGGAGATCGAAGCGAAGGGGCTGGACCTGCTACTCAGCTTGCGGGCCAAGCACCATGAGCTGTGGGCCGACCCCACGCGGCTCCAGCAGGTGCTCGCAAACCTGTTGCAGAACGCCGTGAAGTTCACGCCAGAGGGTGGGAACATCACCGTGCGCACCTCTAACGATGGCGACAAGTTGAATCTCGTGGTCATGGACACCGGCATTGGAATCGAGCCGGACGTGCTGCCGAGGCTGTTCAACCCATTTGAACAAGGCGAGCGCACGGTGACGCGGAAGTACGGCGGGCTGGGGCTGGGGCTATCGATCTGTAAGTCAATCGTGGAAATGCACCACGGCACCCTCACGGCTGCGAGCGAGGGAACGGGCACGGGTGCAAAGTTCACCGTGACGCTTGAAGCTCTGCCCGTTCTTGCGGAGCGGGGAGCTTCAGTGATGTCGCCGGCTATCGACCAGCCAGATCGAATCCCATCGATCACTGCTGCCCAGCATGCAGATCGAACAGGAGGCCGAATCCTGTACGTCGAAGACCATGACGACACGCGCCGAGTGATGGGCACGCTGTTGAAAAGCTTGGGCTATACCGTCAAGACTGCCGCCACCGTGGCTGAGGCAATGAAGATTGCGGAACGTGAGGAGATCGACCTGCTGGTCAGTGACATCGGGTTACCGGACGGAAGCGGGCACGACGTGATGCGGCACCTGAAGCCGCGCGGGATCAAGGGGATTGCCCTCAGCGGCTTTGGTCAGCAGGAAGACGTCGCCCGCAGCGCAGAGGCTGGCTTTGAAACGCACCTCATAAAGCCTGTGAACCTGCAGACGCTGGAGGGGGCCGTGCGGCGATGCACGGCTAGCGATTCCTGA